In Musa acuminata AAA Group cultivar baxijiao chromosome BXJ2-10, Cavendish_Baxijiao_AAA, whole genome shotgun sequence, a genomic segment contains:
- the LOC135624657 gene encoding glucose-6-phosphate 1-dehydrogenase 2, chloroplastic-like isoform X1 — MALSAAKCPSSSSSAAARLSLGHPSLRSSTLLRPFPNSALARRVPSRSFKNWNLSVVCKQEGPDIHLPFSHNLVRSVLLDLYLGWRIKLSTCVNLMANLFLGDCTAAGAVPVSSSAEEAPSKNVENGGLFGLSSEEYGHAIGLDASERESTVSITVVGASGDLAKKKIFPALFALYYEDCLPKHFTIFGYARSKMTDAELRTMVSKTLTCRIDKSENCSEKMEQFLKRCFYHSGQYDSEENFAELDKKLKEHECGRLPNRLFYLSIPPNIFIDVVKSASQSGSSKDGWTRVIVEKPFGRDSQSSAALTRGLKQYLEEDQIFRIDHYLGKELVENLSILRFSNLVFEPLWSRQYIRNVQLIFSEDFGTEGRGGYFDNYGIIRDIMQNHLLQILALFAMETPVSMDAEDIRNEKVKVLRSMKPLQLEDVVIGQYKSHTKGGVTYPGYTDDKTVPKGSLTPTFAAAALFIDNARWDGVPFLMKAGKALHNRRTEIRVQFRHVPGNLYKRSFGTDLDRATNELVIRVQPDEAIYLKINNKIPGLGMRLDRSNLNLLYASRYSKEIPDAYERLLLDAIEGERRLFIRSDELDAAWELFTPLLKELEEKKIGPELYPYGSRGPVGAHYLAANYNVRWGDLSASETT; from the exons ATGGCCCTTTCCGCCGCCAAAtgcccttcttcctcctcctccgccgccgcccgcTTGTCCCTCGGCCACCCGTCTCTGAGATCGTCGACTCTCCTTCGGCCCTTTCCTAACAGCGCTCTTGCACGAAGAGTCCCCTCCCGGTCTTTCAAAAATTGGAACTTGAGCGTTGTCTGCAAGCAAGAAGGTCCGGATATTCATCTTCCGTTTTCCCATAATCTCGTTCGATCCGTCTTGCTCGACCTCTACTTGGGTTGGCGAATTAAGCTCTCGACTTGTGTAAATTTG ATGGCCAACCTTTTTCTTGGTGATTGCACGGCAGCTGGCGCTGTACCTGTATCCAGCAGTGCAGAAGAAGCTCCTTCCAAGAATGTGGAAAATGGTGGGTTGTTTGGTTTATCTTCAGAGGAATACGGACATGCGATTGGTCTTGATGCAAGTGAAAGGGAGTCTACAGTTAGTATCACCGTGGTTGGAGCCTCTGGGGACCTTGCTAAAAAGAAGATATTTCCTGCTCTTTTCGCACTTTATTATGAAGATTGCCTTCCAAAG CATTTCACTATATTTGGTTATGCTCGAAGTAAGATGACTGATGCTGAACTAAGAACCATGGTTAGCAAAACACTTACGTGCAGAATTGACAAAAG CGAAAATTGTAGTGAGAAGATGGAGCAGTTTTTAAAGAGATGCTTCTATCATTCAGGTCAATATGACTCCGAGGAAAACTTTGCAGAGCTCGACAAGAAGCTGAAAGAACATGAG TGTGGGAGGCTACCAAACCGGCTATTTTATCTGTCAATTCCACCAAACATATTTATAGATGTTGTAAAATCTGCAAGCCAGTCAGGTTCGTCCAAGGATGGCTGGACCAGGGTGATAGTTGAAAAACCGTTCGGCCGGGACTCTCAATCTTCTGCTGCTTTGACAAGAGGTCTGAAACAATACCTGGAGGAAGATCAAATATTTAG AATAGACCACTATTTAGGGAAGGAACTTGTTGAGAATCTATCCATTCTTCGTTTCTCGAATCTCGTCTTTGAACCACTGTGGTCTAGGCAATATATCAGGAATGTGCAGCTGATCTTCTCCGAAGATTTTGGTACAGAAGGACGGGGAGG GTACTTTGATAACTATGGCATCATTAGAGATATTATGCAGAATCATCTGCTTCAAATTTTAGCCTTATTTGCAATGGAGACTCCTGTTAGCATGGACGCAGAAGATATCAGGAATGAAAAG GTGAAAGTTCTTCGTTCTATGAAGCCATTGCAATTGGAAGATGTGGTGATAGGACAGTATAAGAGCCATACTAAGGGTGGAGTCACATATCCTGGATATACAGATGATAAGACTGTACCCAAAGGCAGCCTTACTCCAACATTCGCTGCAGCTGCCCTTTTTATAGATAATGCAAGGTGGGACGGAGTTCCGTTCCTCATGAAAGCTGGAAAAGCATTGCACAATCGTCG AACAGAGATTAGAGTGCAGTTTCGCCATGTCCCTGGCAATCTATACAAGCGTAGTTTTGGAACTGATCTTGATCGAGCTACAAATGAACTCGTAATTAGGGTGCAACCCGATGAGGCTATTTACTTGAAAATCAATAACAAGATTCCCGGATTGGGGATGAGATTGGACCGCAGTAATCTGAATCTTCTTTATGCATCAAG ATACTCAAAAGAGATACCAGATGCATATGAGAGGCTGCTGCTTGATGCCATTGAGGGTGAACGAAGGCTGTTCATTCGTTCTGATGAATTGGATGCTGCCTGGGAGCTGTTCACACCACTGCTCAaagagttggaagagaagaagatagGCCCTGAGCTCTACCCTTACGGGAGTCGCGGACCAGTAGGAGCACACTACCTTGCCGCAAATTACAATGTTCGCTGGGGAGACCTCAGTGCATCAGAGACCACATAA
- the LOC135624657 gene encoding glucose-6-phosphate 1-dehydrogenase, chloroplastic-like isoform X2, whose translation MALSAAKCPSSSSSAAARLSLGHPSLRSSTLLRPFPNSALARRVPSRSFKNWNLSVVCKQEAGAVPVSSSAEEAPSKNVENGGLFGLSSEEYGHAIGLDASERESTVSITVVGASGDLAKKKIFPALFALYYEDCLPKHFTIFGYARSKMTDAELRTMVSKTLTCRIDKSENCSEKMEQFLKRCFYHSGQYDSEENFAELDKKLKEHECGRLPNRLFYLSIPPNIFIDVVKSASQSGSSKDGWTRVIVEKPFGRDSQSSAALTRGLKQYLEEDQIFRIDHYLGKELVENLSILRFSNLVFEPLWSRQYIRNVQLIFSEDFGTEGRGGYFDNYGIIRDIMQNHLLQILALFAMETPVSMDAEDIRNEKVKVLRSMKPLQLEDVVIGQYKSHTKGGVTYPGYTDDKTVPKGSLTPTFAAAALFIDNARWDGVPFLMKAGKALHNRRTEIRVQFRHVPGNLYKRSFGTDLDRATNELVIRVQPDEAIYLKINNKIPGLGMRLDRSNLNLLYASRYSKEIPDAYERLLLDAIEGERRLFIRSDELDAAWELFTPLLKELEEKKIGPELYPYGSRGPVGAHYLAANYNVRWGDLSASETT comes from the exons ATGGCCCTTTCCGCCGCCAAAtgcccttcttcctcctcctccgccgccgcccgcTTGTCCCTCGGCCACCCGTCTCTGAGATCGTCGACTCTCCTTCGGCCCTTTCCTAACAGCGCTCTTGCACGAAGAGTCCCCTCCCGGTCTTTCAAAAATTGGAACTTGAGCGTTGTCTGCAAGCAAGAAG CTGGCGCTGTACCTGTATCCAGCAGTGCAGAAGAAGCTCCTTCCAAGAATGTGGAAAATGGTGGGTTGTTTGGTTTATCTTCAGAGGAATACGGACATGCGATTGGTCTTGATGCAAGTGAAAGGGAGTCTACAGTTAGTATCACCGTGGTTGGAGCCTCTGGGGACCTTGCTAAAAAGAAGATATTTCCTGCTCTTTTCGCACTTTATTATGAAGATTGCCTTCCAAAG CATTTCACTATATTTGGTTATGCTCGAAGTAAGATGACTGATGCTGAACTAAGAACCATGGTTAGCAAAACACTTACGTGCAGAATTGACAAAAG CGAAAATTGTAGTGAGAAGATGGAGCAGTTTTTAAAGAGATGCTTCTATCATTCAGGTCAATATGACTCCGAGGAAAACTTTGCAGAGCTCGACAAGAAGCTGAAAGAACATGAG TGTGGGAGGCTACCAAACCGGCTATTTTATCTGTCAATTCCACCAAACATATTTATAGATGTTGTAAAATCTGCAAGCCAGTCAGGTTCGTCCAAGGATGGCTGGACCAGGGTGATAGTTGAAAAACCGTTCGGCCGGGACTCTCAATCTTCTGCTGCTTTGACAAGAGGTCTGAAACAATACCTGGAGGAAGATCAAATATTTAG AATAGACCACTATTTAGGGAAGGAACTTGTTGAGAATCTATCCATTCTTCGTTTCTCGAATCTCGTCTTTGAACCACTGTGGTCTAGGCAATATATCAGGAATGTGCAGCTGATCTTCTCCGAAGATTTTGGTACAGAAGGACGGGGAGG GTACTTTGATAACTATGGCATCATTAGAGATATTATGCAGAATCATCTGCTTCAAATTTTAGCCTTATTTGCAATGGAGACTCCTGTTAGCATGGACGCAGAAGATATCAGGAATGAAAAG GTGAAAGTTCTTCGTTCTATGAAGCCATTGCAATTGGAAGATGTGGTGATAGGACAGTATAAGAGCCATACTAAGGGTGGAGTCACATATCCTGGATATACAGATGATAAGACTGTACCCAAAGGCAGCCTTACTCCAACATTCGCTGCAGCTGCCCTTTTTATAGATAATGCAAGGTGGGACGGAGTTCCGTTCCTCATGAAAGCTGGAAAAGCATTGCACAATCGTCG AACAGAGATTAGAGTGCAGTTTCGCCATGTCCCTGGCAATCTATACAAGCGTAGTTTTGGAACTGATCTTGATCGAGCTACAAATGAACTCGTAATTAGGGTGCAACCCGATGAGGCTATTTACTTGAAAATCAATAACAAGATTCCCGGATTGGGGATGAGATTGGACCGCAGTAATCTGAATCTTCTTTATGCATCAAG ATACTCAAAAGAGATACCAGATGCATATGAGAGGCTGCTGCTTGATGCCATTGAGGGTGAACGAAGGCTGTTCATTCGTTCTGATGAATTGGATGCTGCCTGGGAGCTGTTCACACCACTGCTCAaagagttggaagagaagaagatagGCCCTGAGCTCTACCCTTACGGGAGTCGCGGACCAGTAGGAGCACACTACCTTGCCGCAAATTACAATGTTCGCTGGGGAGACCTCAGTGCATCAGAGACCACATAA
- the LOC135624654 gene encoding acetolactate synthase 1, chloroplastic-like, which translates to MASSTAGAAIAPSKPSLWPFSAASRLLVPFPKPLLSLSPSHRNVRAISASADRQQTPSAAASTAATTAVPLLRNFAPDEPRKGSDILVEALEREGVTDLFAYPGGASMEIHQALTRSPSITNHLLRHEQGEIFAASGYARSTGRPGVCIATSGPGATNLVSGFADALLDSVPLVAITGQVPRRMIGTDAFQETPIVEVTRSITKHNYLVLNVDDIPRIIKEAFFVASTGRPGPVLVDIPKDIQQQLAIPVWDPPLRLPGYISRLPKPPSRCLLDQIIRLVSESHRPVLYVGGGCLNSSEELRRFADLTGIPIASTLMGLGVYPTDAELSLKMLGMHGTVYANYSVDKADLLLALGVRFDDRVTGKLEAFASRAKIVHIDIDPAEIGKNKQPHVSLCADVRLALQGMNALMEESGIHQKFDFSTWRKELDQLKKTYPLSYKTFGDLIPPQYAIQVLDELTNGEAIISTGVGQHQMWAAQYYSYKRARQWLTSGGLGAMGFGLPAAAGAAVGNPGVTVVDIDGDGSFQMNAQELAMIRIENLPVKMMVLNNQHLGMVVQWEDRFYRSNRGHTYLGNPANESEIFPDFLKITEAYGIPAARVTKKSEVREAIRKMLKTPGPYLLDVIVPHEEHVLPMIPSGGAFKDMILDGDGRTPPH; encoded by the coding sequence ATGGCCTCCTCTACGGCGGGGGCCGCGATCGCTCCCTCGAAGCCCTCCCTCTGGCCATTCTCCGCTGCATCCCGTCTCTTGGTCCCCTTCCCCAAGCCTCTCCTGTCCCTCTCCCCGAGCCACCGCAATGTTCGGGCCATCTCCGCGTCCGCGGACCGCCAACAGaccccctccgccgccgcctccaccgcCGCTACCACCGCTGTCCCCCTCCTCCGTAACTTTGCCCCCGACGAACCCCGCAAGGGCTCTGACATCCTTGTCGAGGCCCTCGAGCGGGAGGGCGTCACCGATCTGTTCGCCTACCCTGGAGGCGCCTCCATGGAGATCCACCAGGCCCTCACCCGCTCCCCATCCATCACCAATCACCTCCTCCGCCACGAGCAGGGCGAGATCTTCGCCGCCTCCGGTTACGCCCGCTCCACCGGCCGCCCGGGCGTGTGCATAGCCACCTCCGGCCCCGGCGCTACCAACCTCGTCTCCGGCTTCGCGGACGCGCTCCTCGACTCCGTCCCCCTCGTCGCCATCACCGGCCAGGTTCCCCGCCGCATGATCGGTACGGACGCCTTCCAGGAGACCCCCATTGTCGAGGTCACCAGATCCATCACCAAACACAACTACCTGGTCCTTAACGTCGATGACATTCCTCGCATCATTAAAGAAGCCTTCTTTGTCGCCAGCACTGGCCGCCCTGGCCCGGTGCTGGTCGACATCCCCAAGGACATTCAGCAGCAGCTTGCCATCCCTGTTTGGGACCCGCCGCTACGCCTTCCCGGATACATCTCCCGCCTCCCTAAGCCTCCTTCACGTTGTCTGCTTGACCAAATCATCCGCCTTGTGTCCGAATCCCATCGCCCGGTTCTCTATGTTGGTGGCGGCTGCTTGAACTCCAGCGAGGAGCTTCGCCGGTTTGCGGACCTTACTGGCATCCCCATCGCGAGTACCCTGATGGGTCTCGGGGTCTATCCCACCGATGCGGAGCTATCGTTGAAGATGTTGGGAATGCACGGGACTGTCTATGCCAACTATTCGGTCGATAAAGCTGACCTCTTGCTCGCACTTGGCGTCAGGTTCGACGATCGTGTGACTGGAAAGCTTGAAGCTTTTGCTAGCAGGGCAAAGATTGTGCACATCGATATAGATCCGGCTGAGATCGGGAAGAACAAGCAGCCACATGTTTCATTATGTGCTGATGTGAGGCTGGCTCTGCAGGGGATGAATGCATTGATGGAGGAGAGTGGGATTCATCAAAAGTTCGATTTTTCCACCTGGAGGAAAGAGCTGGACCAACTGAAGAAGACATACCCATTGAGCTATAAGACTTTTGGGGATCTGATTCCTCCCCAGTATGCAATTCAGGTGCTTGACGAACTGACGAATGGGGAAGCAATCATTTCCACTGGTGTTGGGCAGCACCAGATGTGGGCCGCACAGTATTACTCATACAAGAGGGCACGCCAGTGGCTGACATCGGGCGGACTAGGTGCTATGGGGTTTGGTTTACCAGCAGCTGCCGGTGCAGCCGTTGGGAACCCAGGAGTTACTGTCGTCGACATTGATGGGGATGGGAGTTTCCAGATGAATGCTCAGGAGTTGGCTATGATTCGGATAGAGAATCTCCCTGTCAAGATGATGGTGTTGAACAACCAGCATTTGGGCATGGTTGTGCAATGGGAGGATCGATTCTACCGTAGCAACAGGGGACATACTTATTTGGGGAACCCAGCAAACGAGAGTGAGATATTTCCTGATTTCTTGAAAATCACAGAAGCGTATGGTATACCTGCTGCCCGTGTGACAAAGAAGAGCGAGGTCAGGGAAGCAATCAGGAAGATGCTGAAGACACCAGGACCCTACTTGTTGGATGTGATCGTGCCACATGAGGAGCATGTGTTGCCTATGATTCCTAGTGGCGGTGCATTTAAGGATATGATCCTCGATGGAGATGGAAGAACGCCACCAcactaa
- the LOC135624655 gene encoding nuclear transcription factor Y subunit C-1-like, giving the protein MDNQPPHSYPQAPFHHLLQQQHQQLQMFWNYQRQEIEHATDFKNHQLPLARIKKIMKADEDVRMISAEAPILFAKACELFILELTIRSWLHAEENKRRTLQKNDIAAAISRTDIFDFLVDIVPREEIKEEALGLVGGSGEGGATAGVPYYYPPVGQPGPGVIMGQPAVAGIDPAIYVQQPAQAWQPLWHQGLPEDGTGQGLDGSGYAAAPPPPPPAPPSS; this is encoded by the coding sequence ATGGATAACCAGCCGCCACACTCGTATCCACAAGCCCCCTTCCATCACCTCCTCCAGCAGCAGCACCAGCAGCTCCAGATGTTCTGGAACTACCAGCGGCAGGAGATCGAGCACGCCACCGACTTCAAGAACCACCAGCTCCCCCTGGCGCGCATCAAGAAGATCATGAAGGCCGACGAGGACGTCCGCATGATATCAGCGGAGGCCCCGATACTCTTCGCCAAGGCCTGCGAGCTCTTCATCCTCGAGCTGACGATCCGCTCGTGGCTCCACGCGGAGGAGAACAAGCGCCGGACCCTGCAGAAGAACGACATCGCCGCGGCCATCTCGAGGACCGACATATTTGATTTCCTCGTCGACATTGTGCCGAGGGAGGAGATAAAGGAGGAGGCGCTGGGACTGGTAGGAGGAAGCGGCGAGGGTGGCGCGACCGCCGGCGTGCCGTACTACTACCCTCCGGTGGGACAGCCGGGGCCAGGAGTGATTATGGGACAGCCTGCGGTGGCCGGAATAGATCCGGCGATCTACGTTCAGCAACCGGCGCAGGCTTGGCAGCCATTGTGGCACCAGGGGCTGCCGGAGGACGGCACTGGTCAGGGGTTGGATGGCTCAGGGTATGCTGctgctccaccaccaccacccccggCGCCGCCCAGTTCCTAG